The following coding sequences are from one Culex quinquefasciatus strain JHB chromosome 1, VPISU_Cqui_1.0_pri_paternal, whole genome shotgun sequence window:
- the LOC119769979 gene encoding uncharacterized protein LOC119769979 — MYRMINVQPDDQKLQRIIWRESPTDELREFQLTTVTYGTASAPYLATRCLQQLAEEGEVSHPTAAKILKKDFYVDDMITGAQNEEEGKLLINEIIELMSSAGMTLRKWNSSHEKILEGLPDHLRDVRDVRELDSSRSTIKTLGMVWNPQTDSFCFSVPKWNTSSTITKRIVASDASLLFDPLGLMSPVVVQAKIFMQTLWKNGYTWDEPLPEELQEYWREYRRNLLAIESLSVPRWVGYLKDCVEVQLHGFCDASELAYGAALYLRCMHRDRSVTVHLVTSKSRVAPLEDISKKNRRQSIPRLELTSALLLSHLLEAFRASVDIPMKVFLWTDSMIVRCWLASIPSRWQTFVANRVSEIQHLTRDCQWCHIAGTENPADIVSRGMNPAQLYYQTLWWNGPYWLQMYHGTWEDGAQVDEDQFDAEVLEVRNVAALPVAAA; from the coding sequence ATGTATCGGATGATCAACGTGCAGCCAGACGACCAGAAGCTGCAGCGCATTATCTGGCGTGAGTCCCCGACCGACGAGCTTCGCGAGTTCCAGTTAACGACCGTTACGTACGGTACCGCCTCGGCGCCCTACTTGGCAACAAGATGCTTGCAGCAGTTGGCCGAGGAAGGCGAGGTTTCCCATCCCACAGCAGCGAAGATCTTGAAGAAGGACTTCTATGTTGACGACATGATCACCGGAGCTCAGAACGAAGAGGAGGGCAAACTGTTGATCAACGAGATAATCGAGTTGATGAGTTCCGCTGGAATGACGCTGCGCAAGTGGAACTCAAGCCACGAGAAGATACTGGAAGGTCTACCAGATCACCTGCGTGATGTTCGAGATGTTCGTGAGCTTGATTCTTCAAGGTCGACGATCAAAACTTTGGGCATGGTCTGGAATCCTCAAACTGATTCGTTTTGCTTCTCTGTACCGAAGTGGAACACCTCTTCCACTATCACCAAAAGAATCGTTGCCTCGGATGCGTCCCTGCTTTTCGATCCGCTTGGGCTCATGAGTCCGGTCGTAGTCCAAGCAAAAATATTCATGCAGACCTTGTGGAAAAACGGCTACACTTGGGACGAGCCACTGCCAGAGGAACTGCAGGAGTATTGGCGCGAGTACAGAAGAAACCTCCTTGCAATAGAATCCCTTTCCGTTCCACGCTGGGTTGGCTACCTCAAGGATTGCGTTGAAGTACAATTGCACGGATTTTGTGACGCCTCGGAGTTGGCGTACGGTGCTGCACTATACTTGCGATGCATGCATCGTGACCGATCTGTGACCGTGCATTTGGTAACATCCAAATCGAGAGTTGCTCCGTTGGAAGATATCTCGAAGAAGAACCGGAGGCAATCCATACCGCGCCTGGAGCTCACGTCGGCACTCTTGCTGAGTCATCTGTTGGAAGCTTTCCGTGCGAGTGTTGACATTCCGATGAAGGTATTCCTGTGGACCGATTCCATGATCGTGCGATGCTGGTTGGCGTCCATTCCGTCGCGATGGCAGACGTTCGTTGCGAATAGAGTTTCGGAGATACAGCATCTGACCCGAGACTGCCAATGGTGCCACATCGCTGGTACCGAGAACCCCGCGGACATCGTGTCCCGCGGAATGAACCCTGCTCAGCTGTATTACCAAACTCTATGGTGGAATGGTCCATACTGGCTTCAGATGTACCACGGTACCTGGGAAGATGGCGCTCAGGTCGACGAAGATCAATTCGACGCAGAGGTGCTGGAAGTGAGAAATGTTGCCGCGCTACCCGTTGCAGCGGCATAA
- the LOC119769982 gene encoding uncharacterized protein LOC119769982, with protein sequence MTTLREYQMQERQLRSTLEMTKKFVDGFKDGEDEAQIDVRLNMLDDALAKFYVVRRKIDVLTDVFGVDAAGKEKTQDVEEHTKALWEFENLYCELKAKLLAKRKEEAPPSGTCSSEIDCFAREAARNQAAVSSLFGEALAEISTVRVSDTNYQVAWGVLENRYGNMKLILKSHLDAIFSVEPVRDECFEALNHLLSVVDKNLQMINKLGVKTEDWSILLAHVVTSKLDAATLRHWEEHNKKSKEFVKYETLLEFLREQCGVLQTIDSMKKTTRNERRPPKHQSRKAHNHKAPSSPQATQQRATSSSSLVPSRTEEVREVLLSTAVVRICDSRGHTLFARALLDSGSQRNLMTKEFARKLRCKPQSDYLRVKGIGVAESTSTLAVTATVCARSSAISEFAASMRFHVLAKVTANLPFNNIDAEQLSIPEDVKLADPHFYRPGPVDMIIGAEHYYDLLSDGKMKLGEASPTIQNTELGWVVSGVVNGVAARLPRVVANQNSAEAEALAEINDLLAKFWELESCQTPSTHSLEESACEDLFRANTVRDETGRFVLRLPKKQTILQSLGESRSIAMKRFYGLERRLTANPELMKQYSDFIHEYLEMRHMEEVKEDTEEKQAYYLPHHAVLRPDSTTTKLRVVFDASCATSSGVSLNDALMVGPVVQDDLLTIILRFRLRKIAVVADVAKMYRMVNVHSDDQDLQRILWRDSPSEPVRTFKLTTVTYGTASAPYLATKCLRTVGEEVETTHPLAAKTIKHDFYVDDMLSGADSIEEAQKLVGETSERLMAAGFLLRKWRSSDNAVLEAIPEELRDEGGAKELDSSTAAVKTLSLLWDSSSDEFKFKTPTWNAATVFTKQTVLSDTARIFDPVGLVGPVVHNNFLQKLWKKGVDWKEPLPENLVHIWEEFRRNMMSFDNIAVPRWVGFSLQCVKLELHGFCDASLEAYGACFYTRSTWSNGGVSVNLLTSKTKVAPMTDLKRRTKEETIPRLECSSGLLMCHLLQKIRPLFPVDIEIHLWTDSMVVMSWLASAPSRWNPFVANRVSEMQHLSKGCVWHHVPGVENPADLLSRGMIPALLAYASLWWIGPTWLCLSPDKWPQTRNPTQEELEAALLEQRASYACTVQILQPEQLFTRYSSLFELIRVTALCRRFAHNARPANRECRKSGYITHAEHEAALLDLVKLAQKECFPHELADLEKKGEVNETSKLNALNPRLVEGVILVGGRLRNAAVSAGRKHPMILDNHHPLTKLILQHYHHKYFHAGLQLLISSVRERFWPLSVRRAARQVIFECVPCFRNKPKVQDQLMADLPQERVNPAPPFLKTGVDYCGPFQLSYPGRKARPVRCFVAVFVCLVTKAVHLEVVTDLTTQAFLAALKRFTARRGKPQLIMCDNAKTFVGAKRELDDLAKLFCNQQFHEAVVRDAAKESIEFKFIPPRSPNFGGLWEAAVKSFKTHFKKTIGLRVLQHDEFVTVLVQIEACLNSRPLTPLSSDPNDLDVLTPGHFLVQRPLTAVAEPDLAEVPENRLSAWQRTQDFVQQIWRKWSTQYLSDLHNRTRWTRQRNNLSCGMMVLLKEENLPPQMWHLGKIVPSVPKGHAQSHDQLSNRKICSNSAAGVTLHRSSNSLASFPTINAGSSIGARGTRGGHGGLRSRVASVVEDDHPRIENEIAAVRDAPRQAAALKCSERRLKAPKTDLKVKKFHQQPQKHHEQQQQSKIVISRSANNEDAPIVPKKNASRSKAKVARGLPTHTPADRKSGLTVRQRTFVQY encoded by the exons ATGACTACGTTGCGGGAGTACCAGATGCAGGAGAGGCAGCTTCGTAGTACGCTAGAGATGACGAAGAAATTCGTTGATGGCTTCAAGGATGGCGAAGACGAAGCTCAGATCGACGTGCGGCTGAACATGCTGGATGATGCGTTGGCGAAGTTCTACGTCGTGCGGCGCAAGATCGACGTCCTCACTGATGTGTTCGGGGTTGATGCTGCTGGAAAGGAGAAAACACAGGATGTAGAGGAGCACACTAAGGCGTTATGGGAGTTCGAGAACTTGTACTGTGAGTTGAAGGCGAAGTTGCTGGCAAAGCGGAAGGAGGAAGCACCTCCAAGCGGCACCTGCTCAAGCGAAATCGACTGTTTCGCGCGTGAAGCTGCCCGAAATCAAGCTGCCGTC TCTTCACTGTTTGGAGAAGCGCTTGCTGAGATCAGCACAGTGCGCGTGTCGGATACGAACTACCAGGTGGCGTGGGGCGTGCTGGAGAATCGCTACGGGAACATGAAGCTGATCCTGAAGAGCCATCTCGACGCCATCTTTTCTGTTGAGCCCGTACGAGACGAGTGCTTTGAAGCGTTGAACCATCTGCTGAGCGTGGTGGACAAGAACCTGCAGATGATCAACAAGCTCGGGGTGAAGACTGAGGATTGGTCCATCCTGCTCGCTCACGTTGTCACTAGCAAGCTGGACGCCGCAACATTGCGCCATTGGGAGGAACACAACAAGAAGTCCAAGGAGTTCGTGAAGTACGAGACGCTGCTGGAGTTTCTGCGGGAACAGTGCGGAGTGCTGCAGACGATCGATTCCATGAAGAAAACTACGAGGAACGAGCGTCGCCCGCCGAA ACACCAGTCTCGCAAAGCTCACAACCACAAAGCTCCCAGCTCGCCACAGGCCACACAGCAGCGTGCAACCTCGTCGTCGTCCCTTGTTCCAAGTCGCACAGAGGAGGTTCGAGAAGTGTTGCTGTCCACGGCTGTTGTACGGATTTGCGATTCGCGAGGTCACACCCTGTTCGCTCGAGCACTGCTTGACAGTGGCTCCCAGCGAAACCTGATGACCAAGGAGTTCGCGCGCAAACTGAGATGCAAGCCGCAGTCCGACTACCTCCGGGTGAAAGGAATCGGCGTTGCAGAATCCACTTCCACCCTTGCGGTGACCGCTACTGTTTGCGCTCGTTCTTCGGCGATTTCGGAGTTCGCAGCATCGATGAGGTTCCATGTTTTGGCGAAGGTCACGGCGAATCTGCCGTTCAACAACATCGATGCCGAGCAGCTGAGCATTCCAGAGGACGTGAAGCTGGCGGATCCGCACTTCTACCGTCCTGGACCTGTGGACATGATCATTGGAGCAGAGCATTACTATGACCTGTTGTCCGATGGTAAGATGAAGCTTGGAGAAGCAAGCCCGACGATTCAGAACACCGAGCTCGGCTGGGTGGTGTCTGGCGTTGTCAACGGAGTAGCGGCGAGGCTACCACGAGTCGTAGCCAACCAGAACTCAGCAGAAGCAGAAGCATTGGCGGAGATCAACGATTTACTGGCCAAGTTCTGGGAGTTGGAGTCGTGCCAGACGCCGAGTACACATTCGCTCGAGGAGAGCGCCTGCGAGGACCTGTTCAGGGCGAACACCGTGCGCGACGAGACCGGTCGGTTCGTCCTCAGACTGCCGAAAAAGCAGACGATCCTGCAGAGTCTAGGCGAGTCGAGATCGATCGCGATGAAGCGGTTCTACGGGCTGGAAAGGCGGCTCACCGCTAATCCAGAACTGATGAAGCAGTATTCTGACTTCATTCACGAGTACCTGGAGATGAGACACATGGAGGAGGTGAAAGAAGACACGGAGGAGAAACAAGCGTATTATTTACCTCACCATGCTGTGCTGAGACCAGATAGTACGACCACCAAGCTGAGGGTAGTATTTGACGCCTCATGTGCCACGTCGTCTGGAGTCTCGCTTAACGATGCTTTGATGGTAGGACCGGTGGTCCAGGATGATTTGCTGACCATCATTCTTCGCTTTCGTTTGCGGAAGATCGCCGTCGTCGCAGACGTCGCAAAAATGTACCGCATGGTGAACGTTCACTCAGATGACCAGGATCTGCAGCGGATCTTGTGGAGGGACTCGCCGAGCGAGCCTGTGCGAACCTTCAAGCTCACTACGGTGACGTACGGAACGGCGTCGGCGCCCTACCTGGCCACGAAATGCTTGCGCACGGTCGGAGAAGAGGTGGAAACCACACATCCGCTGGCGGCGAAGACCATCAAGCATGACTTTTATGTCGACGATATGCTCTCGGGAGCCGACTCGATCGAGGAAGCGCAGAAGCTGGTTGGAGAGACCAGCGAGCGGCTGATGGCGGCCGGGTTCCTGCTCAGGAAGTGGCGAAGCAGCGACAACGCCGTGCTGGAAGCCATCCCCGAGGAGCTGCGAGACGAAGGAGGTGCGAAAGAGTTGGATTCGTCGACTGCCGCTGTGAAGACACTGAGTCTGCTGTGGGACTCGAGCAGCGATGAGTTCAAGTTCAAAACGCCGACGTGGAATGCCGCTACGGTATTCACGAAACAAACGGTGCTGTCAGACACAGCACGCATTTTCGATCCCGTTGGACTGGTCGGACCAGTTGTTCACAACAACTTCCTCCAGAAGCTGTGGAAGAAAGGAGTCGATTGGAAAGAGCCGTTGCCAGAAAATCTTGTGCACATTTGGGAGGAGTTTCGACGAAACATGATGAGCTTTGACAACATCGCTGTGCCACGTTGGGTCGGTTTTAGCCTGCAGTGTGTCAAGCTTGAGCTGCACGGATTTTGCGATGCGTCGCTTGAGGCGTACGGAGCGTGTTTTTACACGCGCAGCACCTGGAGCAACGGTGGTGTGTCGGTCAACCTGCTGACGTCGAAGACTAAGGTGGCGCCGATGACCGACTTGAAGCGACGAACCAAGGAGGAGACGATCCCGCGACTGGAGTGCTCGTCAGGACTGCTGATGTGTCACTTGCTGCAGAAGATACGCCCTCTGTTTCCGGTCGACATCGAGATCCATCTGTGGACGGATTCGATGGTCGTAATGAGTTGGCTGGCGTCCGCACCATCTCGCTGGAATCCATTTGTGGCAAACCGCGTGTCGGAGATGCAGCACCTGAGCAAAGGTTGTGTCTGGCACCACGTACCCGGTGTGGAAAACCCGGCGGATCTGCTGTCTCGAGGCATGATCCCAGCATTGCTCGCGTACGCATCGCTGTGGTGGATTGGACCCACATGGCTGTGCTTAAGTCCAGACAAGTGGCCGCAGACGAGAAATCCCACGCAGGAGGAGTTGGAGGCTGCACTGCTGGAGCAGAGAGCGTCGTACGCTTGCACTGTCCAGATTCTTCAGCCGGAGCAGCTGTTCACGCGATATTCGTCGTTGTTTGAGCTGATTCGAGTCACCGCACTCTGCCGCAGATTCGCTCACAACGCTCGACCTGCCAACCGTGAGTGCCGAAAGAGCGGGTACATCACGCACGCCGAGCACGAAGCGGCACTGCTGGATCTGGTGAAGCTGGCGCAGAAGGAATGCTTCCCGCATGAGCTCGCAGATCTGGAAAAGAAGGGAGAAGTTAACGAGACTTCGAAGTTGAACGCGCTCAATCCTAGGCTCGTGGAGGGCGTAATACTGGTTGGCGGCCGGCTACGAAACGCTGCAGTTTCAGCTGGGAGGAAGCATCCGATGATTTTGGACAACCACCATCCGCTAACTAAACTAATTCTACAGCACTACCACCACAAGTACTTCCACGCTGGACTGCAGCTGCTGATTTCTAGTGTGCGCGAGCGGTTCTGGCCGCTGAGCGTCCGGCGCGCAGCGAGGCAAGTCATCTTCGAGTGTGTACCGTGTTTCCGAAACAAGCCCAAGGTGCAAGATCAGCTCATGGCCGATCTACCCCAAGAACGCGTAAATCCAGCTCCACCGTTCCTGAAAACGGGTGTGGATTACTGCGGACCGTTTCAGCTGTCGTACCCCGGTCGGAAGGCGAGACCTGTCCGATGCTTTGTAGCTGTGTTCGTGTGCTTGGTCACGAAGGCAGTACATCTCGAGGTTGTGACCGACCTCACCACACAAGCATTCCTGGCGGCGCTGAAGCGATTCACCGCGCGGCGAGGAAAGCCGCAGCTGATCATGTGCGACAACGCGAAGACGTTCGTGGGAGCGAAGAGAGAACTGGACGACCTGGCGAAGCTGTTCTGCAATCAACAGTTCCACGAAGCGGTGGTGAGAGACGCGGCGAAGGAGAGCATCGAGTTCAAATTCATTCCGCCAAGATCACCGAACTTCGGTGGATTGTGGGAAGCAGCGGTGAAGTCGTTCAAGACGCACTTCAAGAAGACGATTGGCTTGCGAGTGCTGCAGCACGACGAGTTCGTGACTGTGTTGGTGCAGATTGAAGCATGCCTGAACTCTCGCCCCCTGACACCCCTCAGCAGTGACCCGAACGATCTCGACGTCCTCACCCCAGGTCACTTTCTGGTCCAAAGACCATTGACAGCGGTGGCAGAACCAGACCTGGCGGAAGTCCCAGAGAACAGGCTGTCAGCGTGGCAGAGAACTCAGGACTTTGTGCAGCAGATCTGGCGGAAGTGGTCAACGCAGTATCTGTCGGACCTCCACAACCGAACGCGATGGACGAGACAGCGCAACAACCTGTCCTGCGGAATGATGGTGCTGCTGAAAGAGGAGAACCTGCCGCCACAGATGTGGCACCTAGG AAAAATCGTTCCATCCGTGCCCAAGGGGCACGCGCAAAGCCACGATCAACTCAGCAACCGAAAAATCTGCAGTAATTCGGCCGCTGGAGTCACCCTGCACCGGTCGTCGAACAGCTTGGCCAGCTTCCCGACGATCAACGCA GGCAGTAGCATCGGTGCCAGAGGCACCCGCGGAGGCCACGGTGGCCTCCGCTCCAG AGTTGCATCCGTCGTCGAGGACGACCATCCGAGGATCGAGAACGAGATTGCCGCCGTCAGAGACGCCCCACGGCAAGCAGCAGCCCTAAAATGCAGCGAGAGACGATTAAAAGCACCGAAAACTGACCTGAAAGTGAAGAAATTCCATCAGCAGCCGCAGAAACATCacgaacagcagcagcagagcaAGATCGTCATCAGCCGATCGGCGAACAATGAGGATGCACCTATTGTGCCGAAGAAAAATGCATCGCGATCGAAAGCGAAA gtCGCCCGCggtctgccaactcacacgccGGCGGATCGCAAGAGCGGTTTGACGGTCCGCCAGCGAACATTTGTTCAGTATTGA
- the LOC119769983 gene encoding uncharacterized protein K02A2.6-like — protein MGVLEPVDYSDWAAPIVAVRKAQRDADGDPVVRICADYSTGLNAMLEANKYPLPTPDDIFAKLAGSKFFSVIDLSDAYLQMEVEEESQKLLTMNTHKGLFKVKRLPPGVKPAPGAFQKVVDNMLAGQEGAASFLDDVLVFGRTRAEHDRNLEQTLQRIQDFGFRLKIEKCKFYMTEVKYLGHIINQNGIRTDPGKVSAISQMPPPKNLTELRSFLGAVNYYAKFIKEMHQLRRPLDLLLKKDAKWAWSDDCQRSFERFKELLKSDLMLTHYNPTLDIIVAADASQTGIGATIRHRFPDGSEKIIQHASRSLTPAEQAYGQIDKEALALVYAVTKFHRMLLGRRFVLETDHQPLLRIFGSHKGIPTHTSNRLQRLGLVLLCYNFGIDYVSTANFGYADVLSRLIDSAAKPEEEYVIAALYLEDDMSAVLEDSVGNTPVTSKMIAAATARDKVLKKVVQYLEGEWPASASEIDNLDVKAFYHRKESLALTQGCILFGQRVVVPETYRKRILQRLHHGQPGMVRMKSLARSFVYWPHIDKQVEDTVKHLANTSGPWQRIHIDYAGPIDGLYFLIIVDAFSRWPEIYPTTTTTARATIQFLRSTFARLGLPMVLVSDNAAQFTCDEFESYCKANGITHILTAPYHPQSNGQAERFVDTVKRGMKKINKGEPLQETLDVFLATYRSTPSGTTEQKSPSELLFGRQMHTTLDLLRPPPTPVAEIMTTAENDQRREFAPGDLVYAKVHKRNDWYWEAGKVIERLGSVNCNVWLDGQRSGLIRSHINQLRPRHESADSPARGRAVNLPLDILLGEFGFAQPTTEDVTQAAVVEPEDANQPEITEQPGNNDGPEPAVIQRPIRRASTGSIPLSCVPVPKTTNTRSGREVRLPPRFDHYVMS, from the exons ATGGGAGTGCTGGAGCCGGTCGACTACTCGGACTGGGCGGCACCCATCGTGGCAGTTCGGAAGGCGCAGCGCGACGCAGACGGAGATCCGGTGGTCCGCATTTGCGCGGATTACTCGACCGGATTGAACGCTATGCTGGAGGCGAACAAGTACCCTCTCCCTACCCCCGACGACATCTTCGCAAAGCTGGCTGGCAGCAAGTTCTTCAGCGTGATTGACCTGTCGGACGCTTATCTGCAGATGGAGGTAGAGGAGGAGTCGCAGAAGCTGTTGACTATGAACACACACAAGGGGCTGTTCAAGGTAAAGCGTCTGCCGCCGGGAGTGAAACCCGCTCCTGGAGCCTTCCAGAAGGTCGTTGACAACATGCTCGCCGGCCAGGAAGGAGCGGCGTCGTTCCTCGACGACGTGCTGGTGTTCGGCCGAACGCGCGCTGAGCACGACCGGAACTTGGAGCAAACGCTGCAGCGGATCCAAGATTTCGGTTTCCGGCTCAAGATCGAGAAGTGCAAGTTCTACATGACGGAGGTGAAGTACCTGGGTCACATCATCAACCAAAACGGAATCCGCACCGACCCGGGGAAAGTGTCTGCCATCTCGCAGATGCCACCGCCGAAGAACCTCACTGAGCTGCGTTCGTTCTTGGGCGCGGTCAACTACTACGCGAAGTTCATCAAGGAGATGCACCAGCTGCGTAGGCCACTCGATCTGCTGCTGAAGAAGGACGCAAAGTGGGCCTGGTCGGACGACTGCCAACGATCGTTCGAGCGCttcaaggagctgctcaagtCTGACCTGATGCTGACCCACTACAACCCGACGCTGGACATTATCGTGGCCGCTGACGCTTCGCAAACCGGAATCGGCGCCACAATCCGACATCGTTTCCCTGACGGTTCGGAGAAGATAATCCAGCACGCCTCAAGATCGTTGACACCGGCGGAGCAAGCGTACGGGCAGATCGACAAGGAAGCTCTGGCGCTCGTCTACGCTGTCACGAAGTTTCACCGAATGCTGCTGGGACGACGGTTCGTTCTGGAGACAGACCACCAGCCTCTGCTCCGTATCTTCGGGTCGCACAAGGGAATTCCGACACACACGTCCAACCGACTGCAACGACTGGGACTCGTTCTGCTGTGCTACAACTTTGGCATCGACTACGTCTCCACGGCGAACTTCGGGTACGCGGATGTACTCTCCAGACTCATCGATTCGGCGGCCAAGCCGGAGGAGGAGTACGTTATCGCCGCTCTGTATCTCGAGGACGACATGTCGGCGGTCTTGGAAGACTCCGTTGGCAACACACCTGTCACTTCCAAGATGATCGCCGCTGCTACCGCCCGGGACAAGGTGCTCAAGAAAGTGGTCCAGTACTTGGAAGGTGAGTGGCCGGCCAGCGCAAGCGAAATCGACAACCTGGACGTGAAGGCGTTCTACCACCGGAAGGAGAGCCTGGCGCTGACTCAGGGCTGCATTCTTTTCGGCCAACGAGTGGTGGTGCCTGAGACCTACCGAAAGCGGATTCTGCAACGCCTGCACCACGGTCAACCGGGCATGGTCCGGATGAAGAGTCTGGCTCGGAGTTTCGTCTACTGGCCGCACATCGACAAGCAGGTGGAGGACACGGTGAAGCA CCTGGCCAACACCAGCGGACCATGGCAACGCATTCACATTGATTACGCGGGCCCGATCGATGGTCTCTACTTTCTCATCATCGTGGACGCTTTCTCGCGATGGCCTGAGATCTACCCGACGACGACCACGACCGCTAGGGCCACGATCCAGTTTCTTCGAAGCACGTTCGCACGCCTTGGCCTACCGATGGTGCTCGTGTCGGACAACGCGGCTCAGTTCACTTGCGACGAGTTTGAGTCCTACTGCAAAGCGAACGGAATCACCCATATCCTCACCGCGCCCTACCATCCGCAATCGAACGGGCAAGCGGAACGCTTTGTGGACACCGTCAAGCGAGGAATGAAGAAAATCAACAAGGGAGAGCCACTGCAGGAGACACTCGACGTGTTTCTGGCAACGTACAGGTCGACGCCGAGCGGAACAACCGAGCAGAAGTCACCAAGTGAACTGCTGTTTGGACGTCAAATGCACACCACACTCGACCTACTGCGACCACCACCAACACCGGTTGCTGAGATAATGACAACTGCTGAGAACGACCAGAGACGAGAATTTGCACCTGGCGACTTGGTGTATGCGAAGGTGCACAAGCGGAACGACTGGTACTGGGAGGCAGGAAAGGTCATCGAAAGGCTCGGCTCGGTGAACTGCAACGTGTGGTTGGACGGCCAACGTTCGGGGCTGATCCGGTCGCATATCAACCAGCTTCGTCCACGGCACGAGTCAGCGGATTCGCCGGCGCGCGGTCGCGCTGTAAACCTTCCGCTGGACATTCTCCTGGGCGAGTTTGGGTTCGCTCAACCAACAACCGAGGACGTCACGCAAGCAGCTGTGGTGGAACCGGAAGACGCGAACCAACCAGAAATCACCGAGCAACCTGGCAACAACGATGGACCGGAACCAGCTGTGATCCAACGGCCGATCCGGCGGGCTTCGACGGGAAGTATTCCGCTGAGTTGCGTTCCCGTGCCGAAGACGACGAACACCAGAAGTGGACGCGAGGTTCGGCTGCCGCCGAGGTTCGATCACTACGTGATGTCTTAA
- the LOC119769984 gene encoding uncharacterized protein K02A2.6-like — MPPKVTPKKDGPQQQPDLTAILAQLTAYLENQSKTQEALLEQLSKPKDNEFLMEALSNTIPEFVYDPQGGLVFDKWYSRHEEAFNKGGEKLEEADKVRLLVRKLSSVDHDRYVNYILPENPPDRSFQDTVDTLKEMFGHQTSVFFRRYQCLQTTKRNAEDFVTYASTVNRACEDFNIRTITSDQFKCLVFVAGLQSERYKDIRTRLLAKMEGETAEHPMTLKKLLLECQHLDNLKHDTAVIEGPKPAVKAVQQDRSGFRESGKPERKFDNRNPAKATPRRPCWQCGQMHFVADCSYTKHTCKTCGKVGHKEGYCACCSKPSGSGEGASHTAPGGGKKKHKKKRADGGGHSNGVYAVNKEGVVGRRKFVEVLINNEPIELQLDCGSDYTIISTDSLPLLGNPETIPTELRVATASGKPLPLELEFECDVTFRGTTKRSVCYVTPVRGFKVLGSDLMEAFGLYDIPINDFCKQLTTAEDSLACGAALKAKFPAVFQEGRSSCS, encoded by the coding sequence ATGCCCCCGAAGGTGACGCCGAAGAAGGACGGGCCGCAGCAGCAGCCGGATCTCACGGCGATTCTGGCGCAGCTCACCGCCTACTTGGAGAACCAGTCCAAAACACAGGAGGCTCTCCTTGAGCAGCTCTCCAAGCCGAAGGACAACGAGTTCCTGATGGAAGCACTTTCCAACACCATTCCGGAATTTGTTTACGATCCCCAAGGCGGACTGGTTTTCGACAAGTGGTACTCCCGGCACGAGGAGGCCTTCAACAAGGGCGGGGAGAAGCTGGAGGAAGCGGACAAAGTGCGGCTGCTCGTGCGAAAGCTGTCCTCGGTGGATCACGACCGCTACGTGAACTACATCCTACCGGAGAACCCACCGGACAGATCGTTCCAGGACACGGTGGACACGCTTAAGGAGATGTTCGGGCACCAAACGTCCGTGTTCTTCCGGCGCTACCAGTGTCTGCAGACGACCAAGCGGAATGCTGAGGATTTCGTCACGTACGCCAGTACCGTCAACCGAGCGTGCGAGGATTTCAACATCCGGACGATTACCTCCGACCAGTTCAAGTGCCTGGTGTTTGTCGCTGGTCTGCAGTCGGAGCGGTACAAGGACATCCGGACCCGGTTGCTGGCGAAAATGGAAGGCGAGACGGCGGAGCACCCGATGACTCTCAAGAAGCTGTTATTGGAGTGCCAGCATTTGGACAACCTCAAACACGACACTGCTGTTATTGAGGGTCCGAAGCCGGCCGTCAAAGCGGTCCAGCAGGATCGCAGCGGCTTTCGCGAGTCGGGCAAACCGGAACGGAAGTTCGACAACAGGAATCCGGCCAAGGCAACCCCACGACGTCCGTGCTGGCAGTGCGGGCAGATGCACTTTGTTGCAGACTGCTCGTACACGAAACACACCTGCAAGACGTGCGGCAAAGTGGGACACAAGGAAGGATACTGTGCTTGCTGCTCCAAACCCTCCGGTTCCGGAGAAGGTGCATCACACACAGCACCCGGAGGCGGCAAGAAGAAGCACAAAAAGAAGCGGGCCGACGGCGGGGGACACTCAAACGGAGTGTACGCTGTCAACAAGGAAGGTGTCGTCGGACGGCGCAAATTCGTGGAAGTTCTGATCAACAACGAACCGATCGAACTCCAGCTCGACTGCGGATCGGACTACACCATCATCTCGACGGATTCACTTCCCCTGCTCGGCAACCCAGAAACCATTCCGACGGAACTGCGGGTGGCCACAGCCTCAGGCAAACCCCTTCCGCTGGAATTGGAGTTCGAGTGTGACGTCACGTTCCGCGGGACCACCAAGCGTTCCGTGTGCTACGTCACTCCTGTGCGCGGTTTCAAGGTTCTTGGGAGCGACCTGATGGAAGCTTTCGGGCTGTACGACATTCCGATCAACGACTTCTGCAAGCAACTCACTACTGCGGAGGACTCGTTGGCGTGTGGTGCTGCGCTGAAGGCGAAATTTCCGGCGGTGTTCCAGGAAGGAAGATCCAGCTGTTCCTGA